TTTTAAAAGCAGTCCTCCTTCCTTGCTGATTATCTGCAGGTTCACGACACAAAGGGAAAGTAGTAAGTAATTCTAAAGTAGTTTCAGGCTTCTTGTATCACTTGCTAAAATATCATTCTAACATTTTGTAAAGACCAATAAAAATGTATCAAAATGTCAAGTAAGAAACTTATGCTAAGACTAGTTATGCTATGACATTCCTTTGAAAAGGGGATCACAAAAATGTTAAATGGTTATGAGCGAACCTTTGACTCTCCAGTCTGCTTTAATTTGTCAGCATGCTTGGTTACACTCTGCAAGAAAAGCATGTGCTTGATCGTGCGTTCCAGTAGTGCATCAATGCTACACTGAAATCATAAAATCCAAAAAGGGAGAAACATTTATAAGATAAATTATTCATCCTACAGAATAGGGaagaaatatatataataatgaaAATACATTAAAGGAAATGGTAAAGAGTTCAAAACTAGGTATTACCTTTGCCCCATTTGGAACAATTTCTCGCAATTCTTTCACACGATCTTGGATCATTTGCCGGTCTTTAGGCCTTGGTCTAGGATTCTCTCCTGGTTTAAGCCTTTTGCGGCCGGTTTTGCTCGTCTCATCAGGCTTCTTAGAATATCCAGTAGAAACACTGCTAGTTGGCTTTGTATCATGACCCTGTTCCACCCATGAACTAATTTGTGACCCATAAATTGAACTACTCTGCGAATAGGCTCCTGTGTTTTCATTAGAGCACTCAGATCTAAATGAACGAGAAACCATTGCTCCTGATTTTGCAAGAGTCTTGGGCTGACCAAATACCTCTCCTTGAATTTGACTAGAGAAACCTGCTTGGCCGTAGGAAGATGCAGCATTTGGAGCAGAGGAGCTACTCAAATTCGTTATTGTTGTCCGACAAGAAACATCGTCATCCAAATTCTGCTTGGCCGAAGGCTTGGATGCTATGGAATCCAAAAGACGCTCAAAACCAGCCGCAGAAAATGCTCCACTATTGGATTTTCCTTGATTGACTGTCGAAGAAGCAACATACTGACTAATTATGGAAGTAGAAGTAGAGTTATTCTTAATCCGATCCTTTGTGTCCGCGTCTGGTCGTTTACTTTGATAACTATTCCTTTCATTAAGtagtttattttttaaatcagcaCCCAGAACATCAAAGAGGTCATCCCCCGAGTGACCTTGGACACAGGAATCTTCATATTTGTTATTTTCAAGGAAAGCACTCTGCTCCAGGTATTCATGTTTTTCACCATAAACCTCTTGCATGTACTTGCTTGAACACGTGTGCTCATTCTGTGTTAACATAATACTGAGTGCTTGAAACAAATCGTTTTCTACTATTCTGTTACTCTCATCCCACATAAATTGTGAACTCTGACCATCAGAAGTATGATTGGTAATCACATCGTTCCCAACATAAGACGAATGCCCATTTCCAGTAGATTTTGTGCAAGAGTTGATTTTGCCAAAATCATGGCTACCAGCATTTGAAGTGATCCCCTGTTCAAACAACCTTAAGCTGCCACTATCTACAGTTAATGAATCAATAGAAGATTGCTGATGAAAGGGAGACCTCGGAATGTGCAAAGAAGATTGTTGACTCGTCCATATGTTGGAATTTGGAGAAATTACCTCTGCTTTAATTGCATTATTTATTAGGTGGCAATTAGGAGACAGGTTTGCTTTCACCTCTGGAACAATATTGTGAAACTGATGATCATGAGAATCAACAAAACTTTGGGTCATATTGGGGGCTCGAAATGTTGCATCAGTAGACATGATTCTGTTCTGAACTTGTGAAGCCAGAGAGGA
The Nicotiana sylvestris chromosome 11, ASM39365v2, whole genome shotgun sequence DNA segment above includes these coding regions:
- the LOC104212474 gene encoding transcription factor LHW; this translates as MGYLLKEVLKTLCGVNQWSYAVFWKIGCQNTKLLIWEESYYQPLTFSEVHGISGLENPELSFQDWGVCNSQLMNQAGERVHLLVNKMMTESQFNLVGEGLVGRAAVTGNHQWFHSDGFSRVAHPPEVLKELTQQFNAGIKTIAVVPILPHGVVQFGSCSHIMENMGFVEDARMLISQLGCVPGVLLSDENAMKDPAVNTAPVSLDSYGRAKSMISAPVIASCSYQNNLSQTDSFVGQTSSLASQVQNRIMSTDATFRAPNMTQSFVDSHDHQFHNIVPEVKANLSPNCHLINNAIKAEVISPNSNIWTSQQSSLHIPRSPFHQQSSIDSLTVDSGSLRLFEQGITSNAGSHDFGKINSCTKSTGNGHSSYVGNDVITNHTSDGQSSQFMWDESNRIVENDLFQALSIMLTQNEHTCSSKYMQEVYGEKHEYLEQSAFLENNKYEDSCVQGHSGDDLFDVLGADLKNKLLNERNSYQSKRPDADTKDRIKNNSTSTSIISQYVASSTVNQGKSNSGAFSAAGFERLLDSIASKPSAKQNLDDDVSCRTTITNLSSSSAPNAASSYGQAGFSSQIQGEVFGQPKTLAKSGAMVSRSFRSECSNENTGAYSQSSSIYGSQISSWVEQGHDTKPTSSVSTGYSKKPDETSKTGRKRLKPGENPRPRPKDRQMIQDRVKELREIVPNGAKCSIDALLERTIKHMLFLQSVTKHADKLKQTGESKIISKEGGLLLKDNSEGGATWAYEVGSQSMVCPIIVEDLNQPRQMLVEMLCEERGLFLEIADIIRGLGLTILKGVMETRNDKIWARFAVEANRDVTRMDIFISLVRLLEQTSKGGAESSNAIGNNDITMVHSFHQAASIPATGRPCNLQ